From the Solanum pennellii chromosome 4, SPENNV200 genome, one window contains:
- the LOC107015950 gene encoding probable LRR receptor-like serine/threonine-protein kinase At4g36180: MSTATFLLSPPLVVVALTLLLISVFSMAENVIETEMAALMSFKRNLEDPLGVLDGWDLSTSLAPCDWRGVLCDAGRVRELRLPGLQLSGRLTDQVGNLRQLRRLSLHSNNFNGSVPRSLAQCALLRAVYFHYNSFSGELPPAISNLTNLQVLNLAHNFLSGHVSGNVPASLRFLDLSSNLLSGGIPGNFSADSQLELLNLSFNRFSGEIPASIGALQKLEYLWLDSNQLYGTIPSAISNISTLIHLSSSDNHLQGLIPATIGSLSSLQVITLSQNQLSGVVPASFFCNGSVNAHAIRIIELSFNAITGLTKPENATCLSALEVLTLHGNHINGVFPEWLTNFSSLKVLDISGNAISGTLPNDIGNLRFLEELRLGNNTLTGDIPSSIVNFGSLGVLDLGGNRFSGLIPQFLGKMTGLRMLSLSGNRFSGSIPDSLGSLYQLEFLDLSMNDLNGSLPQNLMLLSNLTSLNLSSNLLYGEIPRGIGNLHGLEVLNVSNCGFSGNIPTSIGSLLRLTTLDVSKQNLSGELPFDIFGLPSLRVVALQENMLTGDGLEGFSSLSGLEYLNLSSNAFYGQIPKTYGFLTSLKVLSMSNSGINGSIPAELGNCSGLQVLELRGNKLTGRIPKDFSRLSHLRKLDLGHNGLTGEIPENISNCLSLATLLLDSNHISGHIPESLSKLSNLEMLDLSSNNLNGSIPSSLSLISSLRYLNISHNHLEGEIPEALGSRFKDPSLFAANNDLCGKPLKECNDARRKRKKLILFIVLAAVGAFFVAVFCCGYIYGLILWHKKLKGSAEGKKRSPGRASSGGEGGRGSGENGGPKLVMFNNKITYAETLEATRQFDEENVLSRGKYGLVFKATFADGMVLAIRRLPDTSIEVNTFRKEAESLGKVKHRNLTVVRGYYAGPPPDVRFVVYDYMPNGNLATLLQEASHQDGHVLNWPMRHLIALGIARGLAYLHSVSLIHGDVKPQNVLFDADFEAHLSDFGLDKLSLVATPAETSTSSTPVGTLGYIAPEVALTGQPTKEADVYSFGIVLLEILTGRKPVMFNGDEDIVKWVKRQLQRGQISELLEPGLLELDPESSEWEEFLLGIKVGLLCTMPDPLERPSMTDIVFMLEGCRVGPDIPSSADPTTLPSPM, translated from the coding sequence ATGTCAACGGCTACTTTTCTTCTCTCTCCGCCATTGGTGGTGGTGGCACTTACATTGCTACTTATCAGTGTTTTTTCCATGGCTGAAAACGTTATAGAGACGGAAATGGCAGCGTTAATGTCATTCAAAAGGAATTTGGAAGACCCACTTGGGGTATTAGACGGTTGGGATTTATCTACCTCATTAGCTCCGTGTGATTGGCGTGGGGTTCTGTGTGATGCCGGCAGAGTTCGTGAACTCCGCCTACCTGGGTTACAGCTGAGTGGGCGGTTAACTGACCAGGTTGGTAATTTACGCCAGCTACGGAGGTTAAGCCTACATTCTAACAACTTTAATGGCTCTGTACCACGCTCTTTAGCTCAATGTGCTTTGCTACGCGCTGTTTACTTCCATTACAACTCTTTTTCCGGCGAACTCCCGCCGGCTATCTCGAACCTTACCAATCTTCAAGTTTTAAACCTTGCTCACAACTTTCTCTCCGGTCATGTCTCTGGTAATGTTCCAGCAAGTCTTAGGTTTCTCGATCTTTCTTCTAATCTCCTCTCCGGTGGCATTCCGGGTAACTTTTCAGCTGATTCTCAGCTCGAACTGTTAAACTTGTCGTTTAACCGGTTCTCCGGTGAGATTCCGGCGAGTATCGGAGCTTTACAGAAGTTAGAGTATCTCTGGCTTGATTCTAACCAACTTTACGGCACTATACCTTCAGCAATCTCTAACATTTCCACATTAATACACTTGAGCAGTAGTGATAATCATTTGCAGGGATTAATCCCGGCAACAATCGGTTCACTTTCCAGTTTACAGGTAATCACATTGTCGCAAAATCAACTATCGGGTGTGGTCCCTGCATCTTTTTTCTGTAATGGGTCAGTAAATGCTCATGCTATTAGGATCATTGAGCTGAGTTTCAATGCAATCACGGGTTTAACTAAACCTGAAAATGCGACATGTTTGAGTGCTTTAGAAGTCTTGACCCTTCACGGGAATCACATTAATGGTGTTTTTCCTGAATGGTTGACGAATTTTTCGTCTTTGAAGGTTCTTGATATCTCCGGGAATGCAATTTCTGGAACTCTGCCAAATGATATAGGGAATTTAAGGTTCCTTGAGGAGCTTAGACTGGGTAACAATACATTAACTGGTGATATTCCTTCTAGTATTGTGAACTTTGGTTCATTGGGGGTACTTGATTTAGGTGGAAATCGGTTTTCTGGATTGATTCCACAGTTCTTGGGTAAAATGACAGGGTTGAGAATGCTGTCTCTTAGTGGAAATCGCTTTTCTGGTTCAATTCCGGATAGTTTGGGGAGTCTTTATCAGCTGGAGTTTTTGGATTTGAGCATGAATGATTTGAATGGTAGTTTGCCTCAAAACCTTATGTTGCTTAGCAATTTGACTAGTTTGAACTTGTCCAGCAACTTGTTATATGGTGAAATTCCAAGAGGAATTGGAAACTTGCATGGGTTAGAGGTTTTAAATGTTAGCAATTGTGGGTTCTCAGGGAACATTCCGACTAGTATCGGAAGTTTGTTGAGGCTGACAACTCTTGATGTGAGCAAGCAAAACCTATCTGGTGAATTACCCTTTGACATTTTCGGGTTGCCAAGTCTACGAGTTGTGGCTTTACAAGAGAACATGTTAACTGGGGATGGTCTTGAAGGTTTTAGCAGTTTATCTGGTCTGGAATATTTGAATCTGTCATCTAATGCCTTTTATGGACAAATTCCGAAGACATATGGTTTCCTGACATCCTTGAAAGTTCTTTCTATGTCTAACAGTGGTATTAATGGCTCAATTCCAGCAGAGTTGGGTAACTGTTCAGGCCTTCAAGTGCTTGAGCTTCGAGGAAATAAGTTAACAGGTCGAATTCCGAAGGATTTCTCACGTTTATCTCATCTAAGGAAGCTTGATTTGGGACACAATGGATTAACCGGGGAAATCCCTGAAAACATCTCTAATTGTTTGTCTTTGGCTACTCTCTTGTTGGATTCTAACCATATTTCAGGTCACATACCAGAGTCGTTGTCGAAATTATCAAACTTGGAAATGCTGGATCTCTCTTCAAATAATTTGAATGGATCAATTCCTTCAAGTCTGTCTCTGATTTCCAGCCTGAGGTACTTGAATATTTCCCATAATCATCTCGAGGGTGAGATTCCAGAGGCGTTGGGTTCTCGGTTCAAGGACCCTTCTTTGTTTGCTGCGAATAATGATTTGTGTGGAAAGCCATTGAAGGAGTGCAATGACGCtagaaggaaaagaaagaagttgATCTTGTTCATTGTTTTGGCTGCTGTAGGGGCCTTTTTCGTGGCAGTGTTTTGTTGTGGGTACATCTACGGCCTTATACTTTGGCACAAAAAGTTAAAAGGTTCAGCTGAAGGGAAGAAGCGAAGCCCAGGCCGTGCGAGTTCAGGAGGAGAAGGGGGCCGTGGAAGTGGAGAGAATGGAGGTCCAAAGCTTGTTATGTTTAACAACAAAATCACTTATGCAGAGACTTTAGAAGCGACAAGACAATTTGATGAGGAAAATGTGTTAAGCCGTGGAAAGTATGGCCTAGTATTCAAAGCCACTTTTGCAGATGGAATGGTCTTGGCTATCCGTCGCCTTCCTGATACATCAATCGAAGTGAACACATTCCGGAAGGAAGCTGAATCCCTCGGCAAGGTGAAACATCGCAATCTGACTGTTGTTCGTGGATACTATGCAGGACCGCCACCTGATGTTCGATTTGTTGTGTACGATTACATGCCTAATGGAAATCTTGCCACACTTTTACAAGAGGCATCTCATCAGGATGGCCATGTGCTCAATTGGCCAATGCGCCACCTGATTGCTCTTGGCATTGCTCGTGGCTTAGCTTACCTTCATTCCGTTTCATTGATTCATGGGGATGTAAAGCCACAAAATGTATTGTTTGATGCAGATTTTGAAGCTCATCTTTCGGATTTTGGTTTAGATAAACTAAGCCTAGTAGCAACCCCAGCAGAGACTTCAACATCTTCCACCCCAGTTGGAACTCTAGGCTACATTGCACCTGAAGTGGCATTAACTGGACAACCCACAAAAGAAGCTGATGTATACAGTTTTGGGATTGTATTGTTAGAGATACTAACAGGAAGAAAGCCAGTAATGTTCAACGGGGACGAGGACATTGTCAAGTGGGTGAAGAGACAACTACAAAGAGGCCAAATTTCAGAATTGCTCGAGCCGGGGTTGCTGGAACTGGATCCTGAATCATCAGAATGGGAAGAGTTTTTGTTGGGAATCAAAGTTGGTTTGCTTTGCACCATGCCTGATCCTCTAGAAAGACCATCGATGACCGATATTGTATTCATGCTCGAAGGCTGCAGAGTTGGTCCTGACATTCCCTCTTCAGCTGATCCTACAACTCTTCCTTCACCAATGTGA
- the LOC107018262 gene encoding V-type proton ATPase subunit c2, with the protein MASTFSGDETAPFFGFLGAAAALVFSCMGAAYGTAKSGVGVASMGVMRPELVMKSIVPVVMAGVLGIYGLIIAVIISTGINPKTKSYYLFDGYAHLSSGLACGLAGLSAGMAIGIVGDAGVRANAQQPKLFVGMILILIFAEALALYGLIVGIILSSRAGQSRAE; encoded by the exons ATGGCTTCTACGTTTAGCGGCGATGAAACGGCACCGTTTTTTGGCTTCCTCGGCGCTGCAGCTGCCTTAGTCTTCTCCT GTATGGGTGCAGCTTATGGTACAGCGAAGAGTGGGGTAGGAGTAGCGTCGATGGGTGTAATGAGGCCGGAATTGGTAATGAAGTCAATTGTTCCAGTTGTTATGGCTGGAGTTTTGGGTATTTATGGGTTAATTATTGCTGTGATTATTAGTACTGGGATTAACCCGAAAACTAAGTCGTATTATCTATTTGATGGATATGCTCACCTTTCATCTGGTCTTGCTTGTGGACTTGCTGGTCTTTCTGCTGGTATGGCTATCGGAATCGTTGGTGATGCTGGTGTTAG AGCTAATGCACAGCAGCCAAAGCTTTTTGTTGGAATGATTCTGATCCTTATTTTTGCTGAAGCCTTGGCTCTATACGGCCTTATTGTCGGTATCATCCTTTCTTCTCGTGCTGGTCAATCTAGAGCAGAGTAG